The proteins below are encoded in one region of Paenibacillus albus:
- a CDS encoding response regulator, with the protein MSNRTKMTAIFASIFALLASVIAISVYQTNDLRRTIHIVETNWMPSIAKITIMKDEFTQVRVDLHKILLTSDKASQEQLAESIRKEQDKFKTDLEGYSYLNNSDIEAAIYLNVGKFTESYFKTGQLIVEAVLSGEHDTGLALLAQLSPTRQQADAALSKWVDYNLSGTQRDVEKSANQQTLSQTMVILISLLALVIGAIFLFVNRSIRRRAKRDLSLEKEKAQQYLDIVEVIIVAYDPDGRITRINREGCRLLESSEKELLGQNWFSNAWFTFDENEGAIKTISGKKRFISWNNTIVRNEAGQMVGTLRAGMDITERKQAEEALHHYKEHLEVLVEERTTELENKNTMLEEAKETADTANRAKSEFLANMSHEIRTPMNAVIGLSYLLQQTELTEQQKGYVDNTIISAKNLITLINDVLDFSKIEANKVVMEQIEFDLYEVLNQISNLISIKAFDKGLKLHFSIHPDVPQMLVGDPFRLNQILLNLSNNAVKFTEEGEVTFEVRTQRQDKFGVTLAFAVRDTGIGISQEQQDRLFRQFTQADMSTTRKYGGTGLGLVISKNLVELMGGFIEVQSELGEGSCFSFTAQFGHSDGRVLALQEAEDVKLKYLRVLLVIDNIEMQQVLKKQLEQFQCIVGTALSEEDAFEHIARSGRFDLVIVDWMLQHTAALKFAERIKHAFAEPLQVIVLISAYHETGLQQAEQSQAVEKVLHYPISQSQLYNEMVSLFRQHFQTKLQASQHAKQSDKYTALRGARVLLVEDNEINQLVAKEILREMGIHVDVAENGQEAVEWVNREHYDAILMDLQMPVMDGFEATQAIRGLEQGSDTPIIAMTADAMKGVKEQVLNAGMNAYITKPFDPIQLFSILQRLIHTYKNANFKGVSSTVDLKIPIATLKSKG; encoded by the coding sequence ATGTCTAACCGTACAAAGATGACTGCGATTTTCGCCTCGATTTTCGCCCTGCTCGCTTCTGTCATTGCGATTTCCGTTTATCAGACGAACGATCTTCGGAGAACCATACATATCGTCGAAACGAATTGGATGCCCAGCATTGCGAAAATCACCATTATGAAGGACGAATTCACGCAAGTACGCGTGGACTTGCACAAAATCTTGCTCACGAGCGATAAAGCCTCGCAAGAGCAGCTCGCTGAGTCGATCCGCAAAGAGCAAGACAAGTTCAAAACGGATTTGGAAGGTTATTCGTATTTGAACAATTCCGATATCGAAGCAGCGATTTATCTGAACGTTGGCAAGTTCACCGAATCGTATTTCAAGACGGGGCAGCTTATCGTTGAAGCCGTTTTGTCAGGTGAACATGACACCGGACTTGCCCTGCTCGCCCAGCTGTCGCCCACACGTCAACAAGCGGACGCAGCGCTTAGTAAATGGGTGGACTACAACTTAAGCGGGACGCAGCGCGACGTTGAGAAGTCAGCCAACCAGCAAACGCTGAGTCAAACGATGGTCATTCTGATTAGCTTGCTTGCACTCGTAATTGGCGCCATCTTCTTGTTCGTGAATCGTTCCATTCGCCGCCGCGCCAAGCGTGATTTGTCGCTCGAGAAGGAGAAGGCTCAGCAGTATCTCGATATCGTCGAGGTCATTATCGTCGCATACGATCCGGACGGCCGGATTACTCGGATTAACCGCGAAGGCTGCCGTCTGCTCGAGAGCTCGGAGAAAGAATTGCTAGGCCAGAATTGGTTCAGCAATGCATGGTTTACTTTTGACGAGAATGAAGGCGCAATAAAGACGATATCCGGTAAGAAAAGGTTTATTTCCTGGAACAACACCATTGTTCGCAATGAAGCCGGACAGATGGTCGGTACGCTGAGGGCTGGGATGGATATCACCGAGCGGAAGCAAGCCGAGGAGGCACTGCATCACTACAAGGAGCATCTGGAGGTACTTGTTGAGGAGCGGACGACGGAGCTTGAGAACAAGAACACGATGCTTGAGGAAGCGAAGGAGACAGCGGATACGGCGAATCGTGCGAAGAGTGAATTCCTCGCCAATATGAGCCACGAGATCCGCACGCCGATGAACGCTGTCATTGGACTTAGCTACCTGCTTCAGCAGACCGAGCTAACCGAACAGCAGAAAGGCTATGTGGACAACACGATCATATCCGCGAAGAATCTCATTACGCTCATTAACGATGTGCTCGATTTCTCCAAGATCGAAGCGAACAAAGTGGTCATGGAGCAGATTGAGTTTGATCTCTACGAGGTGCTGAACCAAATTTCGAATTTAATCAGCATTAAAGCTTTCGATAAAGGACTGAAGCTCCACTTCTCGATTCACCCTGACGTGCCGCAGATGCTTGTCGGCGATCCGTTCAGACTGAATCAAATTTTGCTCAACCTCTCTAACAATGCAGTCAAATTTACGGAAGAGGGTGAAGTGACGTTCGAGGTGAGGACGCAGCGCCAGGATAAGTTCGGCGTTACGCTTGCCTTTGCGGTTCGGGATACGGGCATCGGCATTTCGCAAGAGCAGCAGGACAGGCTGTTCCGTCAGTTCACGCAAGCCGACATGTCAACAACGCGCAAATATGGAGGAACCGGGCTTGGCCTTGTCATCAGTAAAAATCTCGTTGAGCTGATGGGCGGTTTCATCGAGGTGCAGAGCGAGCTAGGCGAAGGCAGCTGCTTCTCCTTCACCGCACAGTTTGGCCACAGCGATGGCCGAGTGCTCGCCTTGCAAGAGGCGGAAGATGTTAAGCTGAAGTATCTGCGCGTGCTGCTCGTCATTGACAATATCGAAATGCAGCAGGTGCTGAAGAAGCAGCTGGAACAGTTTCAATGTATCGTCGGAACAGCGCTGTCCGAGGAGGATGCGTTCGAGCATATCGCGCGCAGCGGCCGCTTTGACCTTGTCATTGTGGACTGGATGCTGCAGCATACCGCCGCTCTGAAGTTCGCGGAACGGATCAAGCACGCGTTTGCAGAGCCGCTTCAAGTTATCGTGCTGATCAGCGCGTATCATGAGACCGGCTTGCAGCAGGCAGAGCAATCGCAGGCCGTCGAGAAGGTGCTTCACTATCCGATCAGTCAATCTCAGCTGTATAACGAGATGGTCAGTCTGTTCAGGCAGCATTTCCAGACGAAGCTTCAAGCGTCGCAGCATGCCAAGCAATCGGACAAGTATACCGCCCTGCGCGGTGCTCGCGTTCTGCTTGTAGAGGACAACGAGATTAATCAGCTCGTGGCCAAAGAGATATTGCGTGAGATGGGCATTCACGTCGACGTTGCAGAGAACGGTCAGGAAGCGGTCGAGTGGGTAAATCGTGAGCACTATGACGCCATTCTGATGGATCTGCAGATGCCAGTCATGGACGGCTTCGAAGCGACTCAGGCGATTCGAGGCTTAGAGCAAGGCAGCGATACGCCGATTATTGCGATGACTGCCGATGCTATGAAAGGCGTCAAGGAGCAAGTCCTTAACGCCGGCATGAATGCGTACATTACGAAGCCGTTCGATCCGATTCAGCTGTTCAGCATTTTGCAGCGGCTCATCCACACTTATAAAAACGCTAACTTCAAAGGGGTTAGCTCCACTGTAGACCTGAAAATCCCAATAGCGACTTTGAAGTCGAAGGGTTAA
- a CDS encoding response regulator: MTATGGSGARILVIDDEPQIVKLLRVTLQAHHFEVHEAVNGETGVYQASIVHPDLIVLDLGLPDISGMDVLRRVREWSRVPIIVLTAKEREDDKIAALDSGADDYMTKPFGMGELLARIRVALRHVASSANEPILQLGGLKLDLAQRLVELDGNRVKLTPTEYDLLKVLASNAGKVITQRQLLQQVWGGHHHESDSHYLRIYIGHLRKKLEEDPTRPKFIETEPGIGYRFMLQD, encoded by the coding sequence ATGACAGCGACAGGTGGAAGCGGCGCGCGTATCTTAGTGATTGATGACGAACCGCAAATTGTGAAGCTGCTTCGGGTAACGCTGCAGGCGCATCACTTCGAGGTGCATGAAGCGGTGAACGGGGAGACGGGCGTCTATCAAGCCAGCATCGTCCATCCCGATCTTATTGTGCTGGATCTGGGGCTGCCGGATATATCCGGCATGGACGTGCTGCGGCGGGTACGCGAATGGTCGCGTGTTCCGATTATCGTGCTGACGGCGAAGGAGCGGGAAGACGATAAGATCGCTGCGCTCGACAGCGGCGCAGACGATTATATGACGAAGCCGTTCGGCATGGGCGAGCTGCTTGCCCGCATTCGCGTTGCGCTTCGGCATGTGGCGAGCTCGGCGAACGAGCCGATTCTGCAGCTCGGCGGCTTGAAGCTCGATCTGGCGCAGCGGCTTGTGGAGCTGGATGGCAATCGCGTGAAGCTGACGCCGACAGAGTACGATCTGCTCAAGGTGCTTGCATCGAACGCTGGCAAAGTAATCACTCAGCGCCAGCTGCTGCAGCAGGTGTGGGGCGGCCATCATCATGAATCCGACAGCCACTACCTGCGCATCTACATCGGCCATCTCCGCAAGAAGCTGGAGGAGGACCCGACGCGGCCGAAGTTTATTGAGACGGAGCCGGGGATTGGGTACCGGTTTATGCTGCAGGATTAG
- a CDS encoding ATP-binding protein yields MRLDAARGKGRGAHGVLPWTWLPYVSVTVTVVLLTMLLHAVGLGYDRVNIVLLYLFPVLFSAVYWGIGPSFYTAAISVMAFDFFFVPPFFSFSVDDLRYLFSFFVYLAVAALTATLAARLKQQLRYARQREAHTASLYTLSRQMTAISDLQTLLENVCKQVSVTLDAAQVVIYLPGGSGEQERELQLTAASSSTSEWGSGESEMVIARWVFGHGEMAGKGSGTLREYSGLYVPLRTEERMYGVLAVLGQNEHEAIFTAEIKRLLEAFGSLTATAIARVKLGEEAKLAHLTAESERLRTALLDSVSHELRTPLATIIGSATGLIEGEQIFSSADRLELLATIREGSLRMNRLVTNLLGMVKLESGMLRLRSTLCDIEDMLGVVLAQVKGYQQQRQIVVRLPERVPYFAGDEVLLEQVLVNVLSNAIKYSPDGSEIVVAVQEDEANRQVIITVADEGPGIAEGEREQIFEKFYRSSATSHVTGTGLGLAICKGIVEAHGGTIAAVEPQNRRGAVIRIALPIGDRQYVTGEDEGGSERI; encoded by the coding sequence ATGAGATTGGACGCAGCGCGGGGAAAAGGACGGGGCGCGCATGGTGTGCTGCCGTGGACCTGGTTGCCGTATGTTTCTGTAACGGTTACCGTTGTTCTGCTGACCATGCTGCTGCATGCGGTGGGGCTAGGCTATGATCGGGTCAATATTGTGTTGCTATACTTGTTTCCGGTGCTGTTCAGCGCCGTTTATTGGGGAATTGGGCCTTCCTTCTATACAGCGGCCATCAGCGTAATGGCCTTCGATTTCTTCTTCGTGCCGCCTTTCTTCAGCTTCTCAGTGGATGATCTGCGGTACTTGTTCTCCTTCTTCGTTTATTTAGCGGTGGCGGCGCTGACCGCGACGCTTGCGGCGAGACTGAAGCAGCAGCTTCGTTACGCACGGCAGCGCGAGGCGCATACAGCATCGCTCTATACGCTCAGCCGGCAGATGACGGCCATATCGGATCTGCAGACGCTGCTTGAGAATGTGTGCAAGCAAGTGTCGGTGACGTTGGATGCAGCTCAGGTGGTGATCTATCTGCCCGGCGGCAGCGGGGAGCAGGAACGGGAGCTGCAATTGACGGCGGCCTCCTCGAGCACTTCCGAATGGGGGAGCGGAGAGTCCGAGATGGTTATCGCGCGATGGGTGTTCGGGCATGGCGAGATGGCGGGCAAGGGCTCCGGCACATTGCGGGAATATTCCGGACTATACGTGCCTCTGCGTACAGAGGAGCGCATGTATGGCGTGCTTGCTGTCCTTGGGCAGAACGAGCATGAAGCGATATTCACAGCGGAGATTAAAAGATTGCTTGAGGCGTTCGGCAGCCTGACGGCTACGGCCATCGCCCGCGTGAAGCTCGGGGAGGAAGCGAAGCTCGCGCATTTGACTGCGGAGTCGGAGCGGCTGCGAACCGCGCTGCTCGACTCGGTGTCGCATGAGCTGCGCACGCCGCTTGCGACGATTATTGGCTCCGCGACGGGCCTTATTGAAGGGGAGCAGATCTTTAGCTCCGCAGATCGGCTAGAGCTGTTGGCTACAATTCGCGAGGGCTCGCTGAGGATGAATCGGCTCGTAACGAACCTGCTTGGCATGGTGAAGCTGGAGAGCGGCATGCTCCGTCTGCGCTCAACCCTTTGCGATATCGAAGATATGCTAGGGGTTGTACTGGCGCAAGTGAAGGGTTATCAGCAGCAGCGGCAGATTGTTGTTCGGCTGCCGGAGCGGGTGCCCTATTTTGCCGGGGATGAGGTGCTTCTTGAGCAGGTGCTTGTGAATGTACTGAGCAATGCGATTAAATACTCGCCAGATGGCAGTGAGATCGTGGTTGCCGTGCAAGAGGATGAGGCGAACCGGCAGGTAATCATTACGGTGGCAGATGAGGGACCCGGTATCGCGGAGGGCGAGCGGGAGCAGATATTCGAGAAGTTCTACCGCAGCAGCGCGACAAGTCATGTGACGGGAACGGGGCTCGGGCTTGCGATCTGCAAAGGCATCGTGGAAGCGCATGGCGGCACGATTGCCGCTGTTGAGCCTCAGAATAGGCGTGGAGCTGTGATTCGTATTGCTCTTCCGATAGGCGATCGGCAGTATGTGACGGGGGAAGATGAAGGAGGAAGTGAACGCATATGA
- the kdpC gene encoding potassium-transporting ATPase subunit KdpC, with amino-acid sequence MNATLTAIRASIVLMLLCGLVYPLVTTGAADMLFPKQAKGSLVEVNGQPVGSELIAQDFASPKLFHPRASNAKYDPTASAGSNMMIASEDYVKSIQEKIDALRKENPNLTDIPADLVTVSGSGFDPDLSPEGAKAQVPRISTATGISEQDLNALVDRVTKSRQLGVFGEPRVNVLEINLEMLKMVQKP; translated from the coding sequence ATGAATGCAACACTTACCGCAATACGCGCATCCATTGTACTGATGCTGCTGTGCGGGCTCGTATATCCACTGGTGACGACCGGCGCTGCCGACATGCTGTTTCCTAAGCAAGCGAAAGGAAGTCTCGTTGAAGTGAACGGGCAGCCTGTCGGCTCGGAGCTAATCGCTCAGGACTTTGCGTCTCCGAAACTGTTCCATCCGAGAGCGTCGAACGCCAAATATGATCCGACCGCTTCGGCAGGCTCGAACATGATGATCGCCAGCGAGGATTATGTGAAGTCGATTCAGGAGAAGATCGATGCGCTGCGCAAAGAAAACCCGAATCTAACCGACATTCCGGCTGATCTCGTTACAGTATCGGGCTCCGGCTTCGATCCGGACCTGTCGCCGGAAGGGGCGAAGGCGCAAGTGCCGCGAATCAGCACGGCGACCGGCATTAGCGAGCAGGATTTGAACGCTCTGGTCGATCGCGTAACGAAGAGCCGTCAGCTCGGCGTGTTCGGGGAACCGCGCGTGAATGTGCTTGAGATTAATCTGGAGATGCTGAAGATGGTGCAGAAGCCTTAG
- the thpR gene encoding RNA 2',3'-cyclic phosphodiesterase translates to MSNPETKSSMRLFVAIPLPSEIKLAISTWSSNLQQQRQFQFRKWVHHEDLHITLQFLGDTPVQRIPHIIEGLRAAVTALLPFQICIESLGTFGRPNFPSVLWGAIGGDRNQLHFVQEQVVSKLSPLGFPPEARPYHPHLTLARKYNSEEPFAPSTLAVHQAPSSAAEKPLQWQSDSIALYATHMYELPMYEAVSVITYK, encoded by the coding sequence ATGTCCAATCCAGAAACAAAATCCTCCATGCGGCTATTCGTGGCGATCCCCTTGCCGAGTGAAATCAAGCTAGCCATTTCTACGTGGTCTTCTAACCTGCAGCAGCAACGGCAATTTCAATTTCGCAAATGGGTACACCACGAAGATTTGCACATAACGCTTCAATTTCTTGGTGACACTCCTGTACAGCGAATCCCGCACATTATCGAGGGGCTTCGTGCTGCTGTAACAGCCTTATTGCCTTTTCAAATTTGCATAGAATCACTCGGCACCTTCGGCCGACCAAACTTCCCATCCGTTTTATGGGGAGCTATAGGCGGTGACAGGAATCAGCTTCACTTCGTGCAAGAGCAGGTTGTCTCTAAGCTTAGTCCGCTCGGCTTCCCTCCAGAAGCACGCCCTTACCATCCTCACCTCACGCTAGCGCGAAAATACAACAGCGAAGAGCCTTTTGCTCCTTCAACGCTTGCAGTTCACCAGGCACCGTCTTCAGCGGCAGAAAAGCCGTTGCAATGGCAATCAGACTCGATCGCCCTCTATGCCACTCATATGTATGAACTACCGATGTACGAAGCTGTATCGGTTATCACATATAAATAA
- the kdpB gene encoding potassium-transporting ATPase subunit KdpB, with translation MSTRRSLITKEIASQAVIDAFKKLNPAVMIKNPVMFIVEVGTVITLLLSIAPDLFGADHVGRGYDIAVFFILLFTVLFGNFAEALAEGRGKAQADTLRRTKSETMAKVLQKDGSTKQVPSTQLKKGDIVRVDTGEIIPTDGEIIEGLASIDESAITGESAPVIKEAGGDFSSVTGGTRVASDYIIMKVMTDPGESFLDRMISLVEGAKRQKTPNEIALTTLLAVLTMIFIIVIITMVPMASYLNVHLDIATLIALLVCLIPTTIGALLSAIGIAGMDRVTQFNVLAMSGKAVEAAGDIDTLILDKTGTITYGNRMAAEFTPVKGVTQQEITFVALQSSVKDETPEGRSIVELANKQGGVWANKEFESAEIIEFTAETRMSGLDLDGGVKIRKGAVDAIKKYVSAIGGVIPNDLDEIANRIARAGGTPLAVAAGSRIVGVIYLKDTVKPGLKERFAELRAMGIKTIMCTGDNPLTAATIALEAGVDDFIAEAKPEDKIAAIKKEQQEGKLVAMTGDGTNDAPALAQADVGLAMNSGTMAAKEAANMIDLDSDPTKLLSVVSIGKQLLITRGALTTFSIANDIAKYFAIIPAMFILAMPQLQSMNIMHLASPKSAILSALIFNAIIIPLLIPIAMKGVKYRSSSADSLLTRNVLLYGVGGVIVPFAGIKVIDLILHGLSLV, from the coding sequence ATGTCTACTCGAAGATCTTTAATAACTAAAGAAATTGCCTCCCAGGCAGTTATAGATGCATTCAAAAAATTAAATCCTGCGGTCATGATCAAAAATCCGGTCATGTTCATCGTAGAGGTTGGTACGGTTATTACATTGCTTCTGTCCATCGCGCCAGACTTGTTCGGAGCGGATCATGTCGGCCGCGGATATGACATTGCTGTATTCTTCATCCTGCTGTTCACCGTGCTATTCGGTAACTTTGCCGAGGCGCTTGCGGAAGGGCGAGGTAAGGCACAGGCCGATACGCTCAGACGAACGAAGTCGGAAACGATGGCGAAAGTGCTTCAGAAGGACGGCTCGACGAAGCAGGTTCCTTCTACGCAGCTGAAGAAAGGCGATATCGTTCGCGTCGACACCGGAGAAATCATCCCGACGGACGGCGAGATCATTGAAGGTCTTGCGTCAATCGATGAGTCGGCGATTACCGGTGAATCAGCGCCTGTCATTAAGGAAGCCGGGGGAGACTTCTCCTCCGTAACCGGCGGTACAAGAGTGGCGTCGGACTATATCATCATGAAAGTGATGACTGACCCGGGCGAGTCTTTCCTTGATCGCATGATCTCGCTCGTTGAAGGGGCGAAGCGGCAGAAGACGCCGAACGAAATTGCGCTGACGACGTTGCTTGCCGTCCTGACGATGATTTTCATTATTGTCATTATCACCATGGTTCCGATGGCTAGCTACCTAAATGTCCATCTGGATATCGCAACGCTGATTGCGCTGCTGGTCTGCTTGATTCCAACAACAATTGGCGCCTTGCTATCGGCAATCGGTATTGCAGGGATGGACCGGGTCACGCAGTTTAACGTGCTTGCTATGTCAGGGAAAGCGGTTGAAGCGGCGGGCGATATTGATACGCTTATCTTGGATAAGACAGGTACGATTACGTACGGTAACCGGATGGCTGCTGAATTTACTCCTGTGAAAGGCGTTACGCAGCAGGAGATCACGTTCGTCGCGCTGCAATCGTCGGTGAAGGACGAGACGCCGGAGGGCCGCTCGATCGTCGAGCTGGCGAATAAACAAGGCGGAGTATGGGCGAATAAAGAATTTGAATCCGCAGAGATCATAGAGTTTACAGCGGAGACGCGCATGTCGGGCCTTGATCTGGACGGCGGTGTGAAGATTCGCAAAGGCGCCGTTGACGCGATTAAGAAATATGTATCTGCAATAGGTGGCGTCATTCCGAATGATCTAGATGAGATTGCGAACCGGATTGCAAGAGCGGGTGGTACGCCGCTGGCTGTTGCGGCTGGCAGCCGAATCGTTGGGGTTATCTATTTGAAGGATACCGTGAAACCAGGTCTGAAAGAGCGATTCGCTGAGCTTCGGGCAATGGGGATCAAGACAATCATGTGTACCGGTGACAATCCGCTCACGGCGGCTACCATTGCACTCGAAGCAGGCGTTGATGACTTCATCGCCGAAGCGAAGCCAGAGGATAAAATCGCTGCAATCAAGAAGGAGCAGCAGGAAGGCAAGCTCGTCGCGATGACCGGGGACGGAACGAACGATGCGCCGGCGCTCGCGCAAGCCGATGTTGGACTTGCGATGAACTCAGGTACAATGGCGGCGAAGGAAGCGGCGAATATGATCGACCTTGATTCCGATCCGACGAAGCTGCTGTCCGTCGTGTCGATCGGCAAGCAACTGCTCATTACTCGCGGTGCGCTTACGACGTTCTCGATTGCCAATGACATCGCCAAATATTTTGCCATTATTCCCGCGATGTTTATTCTGGCGATGCCGCAGCTGCAGTCGATGAACATTATGCATCTTGCTTCTCCGAAGTCGGCGATACTGTCCGCGCTGATCTTTAACGCGATCATTATTCCGCTCCTTATACCCATTGCGATGAAGGGCGTTAAATACCGGTCTTCTTCGGCTGACAGCCTGCTTACTCGCAATGTGCTTCTCTATGGTGTTGGCGGCGTCATTGTGCCTTTCGCGGGCATTAAAGTGATTGACCTTATACTTCATGGGCTCAGTCTTGTATAG
- a CDS encoding potassium-transporting ATPase subunit F, whose amino-acid sequence MAVVGIIAALLFMYLGFVLVKPEKF is encoded by the coding sequence ATGGCCGTAGTCGGAATCATTGCAGCTTTGTTATTCATGTATCTCGGATTTGTGTTAGTCAAACCAGAGAAATTTTAA
- a CDS encoding universal stress protein: MDSFKRKSPEEILLSISKLHRGTLKVYIGPVSGSGKTYHMLREGQALKKQGIDVVICAVSTLQRPETVEQLGDLERVPSIHWFKEGAEQKDLNLEALLERNPEVVLVDALAHHNSPDAMFKTRLEDIQYLLAHHISVITTVNVYELEGYTELAQKLTGIAPECTLPADTLELADEVRLIDVTPETILNRLAEGHLRGNKDAALFKRGNLGVLRELALRVVAEDVNVSLNEHREELGLVGPSGAAERILVTTQYHWNGSIYVRRGQQIAKRLNGELLVVTYRDFRRSLSKEEAAFRRSMVKLVEKVGGGFEELPFPGRRRIPHILMAYAAQHHITRIVMGHSKQTRWQELWQGSVVNKLLRMARNMDLFLVADSAAHADGRVLPAQLSSSKEKQKYRRMSSEEMEERIGHMRRGKFKVYIGAAPGVGKTYMMLRDGNDLLKKGIDVQIGLLETHNRMETQQQIGSLPIIERKRTGYQNVQLEEMDTEAIIRSRPEVVLVDELAHTNVPGSKNKKRYEDVLEILEAGISVITTVNVQHLESLNDAVEQITGIRVRETVPDHILQLADEVQLIDVAPEALQRRMREGKIYANAKIDQALSNFFKTGNLIALRELALREIADDVDERLESLERTSSLRGPWRRQEVIFICVNSTPYAERLIRRGFRTAYRMKAAWYVNYVQVEEDLSAELKQRLESLEKLTVRLGGKFIVHQALGDYKQIAQVLAAKAGELGATQLVIGQSKQTLWERLSRGSVVSKLIRRTRHLDVLIVADFDPSIAL; encoded by the coding sequence ATGGACAGCTTTAAACGAAAATCGCCGGAAGAGATCTTGCTATCGATATCGAAGCTTCATCGCGGCACGTTGAAGGTATATATCGGTCCGGTTAGCGGATCAGGCAAAACCTATCATATGCTTCGCGAAGGGCAGGCGCTTAAGAAACAGGGGATTGATGTCGTCATCTGCGCGGTATCTACGCTGCAGCGGCCGGAGACGGTAGAGCAGCTGGGTGATCTGGAGCGGGTGCCGAGCATTCACTGGTTCAAGGAAGGCGCGGAGCAGAAGGACCTGAACCTCGAAGCGCTGCTGGAGCGCAATCCGGAGGTCGTTCTTGTAGACGCGCTGGCGCATCATAACAGTCCGGACGCGATGTTCAAGACGAGGCTGGAAGATATCCAGTATCTGCTCGCCCATCATATCAGCGTCATTACAACCGTTAACGTATATGAGCTGGAAGGCTATACAGAGCTTGCCCAGAAGCTGACTGGCATTGCGCCAGAATGCACGCTCCCTGCAGATACGCTGGAGTTAGCGGATGAAGTCCGTCTCATCGACGTGACGCCGGAGACGATTCTGAATCGGCTGGCAGAGGGTCATCTGCGCGGCAATAAGGACGCAGCATTGTTCAAGCGCGGCAACCTTGGCGTATTGCGTGAGCTGGCTCTTCGGGTTGTGGCGGAGGATGTGAATGTATCGCTGAACGAGCATCGCGAGGAGCTTGGGCTGGTCGGTCCGTCCGGTGCGGCGGAGCGTATTCTGGTGACGACGCAGTATCATTGGAATGGTTCCATCTATGTGCGAAGAGGACAGCAAATTGCCAAACGGTTGAACGGTGAACTATTGGTCGTGACTTATCGGGATTTCCGGAGGTCGCTGTCGAAGGAAGAGGCTGCTTTTCGCAGGAGCATGGTGAAGCTCGTGGAGAAGGTTGGAGGCGGGTTCGAGGAGCTGCCTTTCCCGGGCCGAAGGCGCATCCCGCATATCCTGATGGCTTATGCTGCACAGCATCATATCACGCGCATCGTGATGGGCCATTCCAAACAAACGAGGTGGCAGGAGCTTTGGCAGGGCTCTGTCGTCAATAAGCTGCTGCGCATGGCAAGGAACATGGATTTGTTTCTTGTTGCTGATTCGGCTGCACATGCCGATGGGCGAGTACTGCCTGCGCAGCTGTCATCGTCAAAAGAGAAGCAGAAGTATCGGCGGATGAGCTCGGAGGAAATGGAAGAGCGTATCGGCCATATGCGGCGCGGCAAGTTCAAGGTGTACATTGGAGCGGCGCCCGGCGTAGGCAAGACTTATATGATGCTGCGTGACGGGAATGATCTGCTGAAGAAAGGAATCGACGTGCAGATCGGGCTGCTGGAAACACATAATCGGATGGAAACACAGCAGCAGATCGGCAGCTTGCCAATCATCGAGCGGAAGAGGACGGGGTATCAAAATGTTCAGCTCGAGGAGATGGATACGGAAGCGATTATTCGGAGCCGTCCGGAAGTCGTGCTCGTCGATGAGCTTGCGCACACGAATGTGCCGGGGAGCAAGAACAAGAAGCGGTATGAGGATGTGCTCGAAATTCTCGAAGCAGGCATATCCGTTATTACGACTGTCAACGTGCAGCATCTAGAGAGTTTGAATGATGCCGTTGAACAGATAACGGGCATTCGGGTCCGAGAGACCGTACCGGACCATATTCTTCAGCTTGCCGATGAGGTGCAGCTGATTGACGTAGCGCCGGAGGCGCTGCAAAGGCGGATGCGAGAGGGCAAAATCTACGCCAATGCAAAGATTGATCAGGCGCTGAGCAACTTCTTCAAGACAGGCAATCTCATTGCGCTCCGTGAGCTGGCTCTTCGCGAAATCGCTGACGATGTTGACGAGCGTTTGGAATCACTAGAGCGAACGAGCTCGCTGCGCGGTCCTTGGCGGCGGCAGGAAGTGATTTTTATATGCGTGAACAGTACGCCGTATGCCGAACGGTTAATAAGACGCGGATTCCGTACGGCATATCGGATGAAGGCTGCTTGGTATGTCAATTATGTGCAGGTTGAAGAGGATCTGTCCGCGGAGCTGAAGCAGCGGCTCGAGTCGCTTGAGAAGCTTACCGTGCGCTTAGGGGGCAAATTTATCGTCCATCAAGCTCTGGGCGATTATAAGCAAATTGCGCAAGTGCTTGCCGCGAAAGCGGGCGAGCTCGGTGCTACTCAGCTCGTGATCGGTCAGTCGAAGCAGACGCTGTGGGAGCGATTGTCCAGAGGCTCTGTCGTGAGCAAGCTGATTCGGCGGACGCGTCATCTGGATGTGCTGATCGTGGCAGATTTTGATCCGAGTATCGCGCTATAA